Proteins encoded by one window of Kribbella italica:
- a CDS encoding carbohydrate ABC transporter permease, with amino-acid sequence MSVVEASQATGKAAAAVSNKPRRNAVSDGSTRTSRTVRYILLLLFLLFVLTPVYVVLITSFKTSQDTTAAAQWSLPETWTLEPWRKAWDVLQPYMVRSLTLAVPAAIIASLIGSANGFVLARWRFPGANLVFAFILFGMFIPYQAVMLPLRQTYQELDVTRGIPTLLITHVIYGIPICTLIFRNYYATVVPMEIIESARVDGAGLIQTYARIILPISISGFVVTLIWQFTSVWNDFLFALFLTQQNNGPVTLGLAALSGGQKVDYAASMAGALITSFPTLLVYIVLGRWFIGGLMAGALKG; translated from the coding sequence ATGAGTGTCGTCGAGGCCAGTCAGGCGACCGGCAAGGCCGCGGCGGCCGTCAGCAACAAGCCGCGGCGCAACGCGGTCAGCGACGGCTCGACCCGCACCAGCCGGACCGTGCGCTACATCCTGCTGCTGCTCTTCCTGCTGTTCGTGCTGACGCCGGTGTACGTCGTACTGATCACCAGCTTCAAGACCTCCCAGGACACCACCGCCGCGGCGCAGTGGTCGCTGCCGGAGACCTGGACGCTCGAGCCCTGGCGCAAGGCCTGGGACGTGCTGCAGCCGTACATGGTCCGCTCGCTCACGCTCGCCGTACCGGCCGCGATCATCGCGTCGCTGATCGGCTCCGCGAACGGGTTCGTGCTGGCCCGGTGGCGCTTCCCCGGGGCGAACCTGGTGTTCGCGTTCATCCTGTTCGGCATGTTCATCCCGTACCAGGCCGTGATGCTGCCGCTGCGGCAGACCTACCAGGAGCTGGACGTCACCCGCGGGATCCCGACGCTGCTGATCACCCACGTCATCTACGGCATCCCGATCTGCACGCTGATCTTCCGCAACTACTACGCGACCGTGGTCCCGATGGAGATCATCGAGTCGGCCCGGGTGGACGGCGCGGGGCTGATCCAGACCTACGCGCGGATCATCCTGCCGATCTCGATCTCCGGGTTCGTGGTCACGCTGATCTGGCAGTTCACCTCGGTCTGGAACGACTTCCTGTTCGCGCTGTTCCTGACCCAGCAGAACAACGGGCCGGTCACCCTCGGGCTGGCGGCGCTGTCCGGCGGGCAGAAGGTCGACTACGCCGCCTCGATGGCGGGCGCGCTGATCACGTCGTTCCCGACGCTGCTGGTCTACATCGTGCTCGGCCGGTGGTTCATCGGTGGGCTGATGGCCGGTGCGCTGAAGGGCTGA
- a CDS encoding carbohydrate ABC transporter permease yields the protein MHGRIRTWGPGALVLLPTVLLLGYFVYGLIAWTFNTSLTDKHNARPVPTNHVGFENYVNLFGEERFLNSLKNLGVLTVAFIVGTLIFGLLWALLLEKGVPGEGIFRSVFLFPMAVSMIASGVVWGWLLNPSQGDDARGLNRLFSILHLNFLENPWWTAGSRWTTMASIALPAVWQLSGYIMALFLAGFRGIPPELREAARVDGASEFKLYRYVLFPQLSPIALSALIILGHMSLKLFDLIYAITGPNQFRTEVPSVYMWNTLLRSDMAKAAAIAIVLLAVVAVLVIPYVAYTVRQESEE from the coding sequence ATGCACGGAAGGATCCGTACCTGGGGACCAGGGGCACTGGTACTGCTGCCCACGGTCCTGCTGCTCGGGTACTTCGTCTACGGGCTGATCGCCTGGACGTTCAACACGTCGCTGACGGACAAGCACAACGCCCGGCCGGTGCCGACGAACCACGTCGGTTTCGAGAACTACGTCAACCTGTTCGGTGAGGAACGGTTCCTCAACTCGCTGAAGAACCTCGGCGTGCTCACGGTGGCGTTCATCGTGGGCACGCTGATCTTCGGCCTGCTCTGGGCCCTGCTGCTGGAGAAGGGCGTCCCGGGCGAAGGCATCTTCCGCTCGGTCTTCCTGTTCCCGATGGCGGTGTCGATGATCGCGTCCGGCGTCGTCTGGGGCTGGTTGCTGAACCCGTCCCAGGGCGACGACGCGCGCGGCCTGAACCGGCTGTTCTCGATCCTGCACCTGAACTTCCTCGAGAACCCCTGGTGGACGGCGGGATCGCGCTGGACCACGATGGCCTCGATCGCGCTGCCGGCGGTCTGGCAGCTGTCCGGCTACATCATGGCGCTGTTCCTGGCCGGCTTCCGCGGGATCCCGCCGGAGCTGCGCGAGGCGGCCCGGGTGGACGGCGCGTCGGAGTTCAAGCTCTACCGGTACGTGCTGTTCCCGCAGCTGTCGCCGATCGCGCTGTCCGCGCTGATCATCCTCGGCCACATGTCGCTGAAGCTGTTCGACCTGATCTACGCGATCACCGGACCGAATCAGTTCCGGACCGAAGTGCCGTCGGTCTACATGTGGAACACCCTGCTCCGCAGCGACATGGCCAAGGCGGCCGCGATCGCGATCGTGCTGCTCGCCGTCGTCGCCGTCCTCGTCATTCCGTACGTCGCGTACACCGTCCGGCAGGAGAGCGAAGAATGA
- a CDS encoding ABC transporter substrate-binding protein, producing the protein MRGGWSKTVAVLGAAGLLAVSACGNSDDGGSGDSSASKDVTVFTWWADGGEKAGLDGLVSTFGTECKDFKFVNSAVAGGAGSNAKQVLANDLAAGKPPATFQAHAGAELGDYIKNGQVDDVSDLYKEFGLDKAFPQSLIDNLTVDGKIYSVPANVHRANVVWTSPAVLKKANLDATKAPASVDAWIADMEKLKAAGVKAPLATSKGFAEEMVMEVVLLAELGPDKFTGLWNGQTDMAGADVTAALEKFKKILSFSNADREAIDWPDALQYVNKGQAAYTVMGDWVAAQQLADKVPDSAYTYWPAPGTAGNFQYLADSFTLPTNGQTPEGAKCWLKVVGSAEGQKAFNTKKGSIPARSDAVVTDYPKYQQAAMADWKANKIVPSCAHGAACTLGQNDSILSAMGQFSSGMDVGVLQKALVAAAKPN; encoded by the coding sequence ATGCGTGGTGGTTGGAGCAAGACCGTGGCGGTGCTGGGTGCCGCGGGTCTTCTCGCGGTCAGTGCCTGCGGGAACAGCGACGACGGTGGCAGCGGGGACTCGTCGGCGAGCAAGGACGTCACCGTCTTCACCTGGTGGGCCGACGGCGGCGAGAAGGCCGGGCTCGACGGCCTGGTCTCGACGTTCGGGACCGAGTGCAAGGACTTCAAGTTCGTGAACTCGGCCGTCGCCGGTGGTGCCGGCTCGAACGCCAAGCAGGTGCTGGCGAACGACCTGGCCGCGGGCAAGCCGCCGGCGACCTTCCAGGCGCACGCCGGAGCCGAGCTGGGCGACTACATCAAGAACGGTCAGGTCGACGACGTCAGCGACCTCTACAAGGAGTTCGGCCTGGACAAGGCCTTCCCGCAGAGCCTGATCGACAACCTGACCGTCGACGGCAAGATCTACTCGGTGCCGGCCAACGTGCACCGCGCCAACGTCGTCTGGACCAGCCCGGCGGTGCTGAAGAAGGCGAACCTCGACGCCACCAAGGCCCCGGCCTCGGTCGACGCCTGGATCGCCGACATGGAGAAGCTGAAGGCGGCCGGGGTCAAGGCCCCGCTGGCCACCTCCAAGGGCTTCGCCGAGGAGATGGTGATGGAGGTCGTGCTGCTCGCCGAGCTCGGCCCGGACAAGTTCACCGGCCTGTGGAACGGTCAGACCGACATGGCCGGCGCCGACGTCACCGCCGCGCTGGAGAAGTTCAAGAAGATCCTGTCGTTCAGCAACGCCGACCGCGAGGCGATCGACTGGCCGGACGCGCTGCAGTACGTGAACAAGGGCCAGGCGGCGTACACGGTGATGGGTGACTGGGTCGCCGCGCAGCAGCTGGCCGACAAGGTACCGGACTCGGCGTACACCTACTGGCCGGCTCCCGGCACGGCGGGCAACTTCCAGTACCTGGCCGACTCCTTCACGCTGCCGACCAACGGGCAGACCCCGGAAGGCGCCAAGTGCTGGCTGAAGGTCGTCGGTTCGGCCGAGGGCCAGAAGGCGTTCAACACCAAGAAGGGCTCGATCCCGGCGCGTTCCGACGCCGTCGTGACCGACTACCCGAAGTACCAGCAGGCCGCGATGGCCGACTGGAAGGCCAACAAGATCGTCCCGTCCTGCGCCCACGGTGCCGCGTGCACGCTCGGCCAGAACGACTCGATCCTGTCGGCGATGGGCCAGTTCAGCAGCGGTATGGACGTCGGCGTACTGCAGAAGGCACTCGTCGCGGCCGCCAAGCCGAACTGA
- a CDS encoding zinc-dependent alcohol dehydrogenase family protein produces the protein MRATTIHAPFDVRLSEVPDPVIVDPTDAVIKIVAGCICGSDLWSYRGENKIKPGSRIGHEYVGIVEEVGADVRTVKPGDFVVTPFVASDGTCPNCLAGYQSVCQHIVGIGSDRADGGQGEYAKVPYADGTLVATPEVPDDKLIPSLLTLSDVMGTGWHAARSARVKAGDTVVVVGDGAVGLCGVLAAVRMGAEKVVALSRHESRQKLAKSFGATHIIAERGDDAKTAVLELTDGVGADAVLECVGTDQSFRTAFDIARAGATVGFVGVPHGVEVPIRRMFSKNVGLAGGVAPVRAYLPELMTAVLAGEIEPGRVFDQQLPLAEVAEGYLAMHDRRAIKTLLWP, from the coding sequence ATGCGAGCCACCACGATCCACGCCCCGTTCGACGTCCGGCTCAGCGAGGTCCCGGACCCGGTGATCGTCGACCCGACGGACGCGGTGATCAAGATCGTTGCCGGGTGCATCTGCGGGTCCGACCTGTGGTCGTACCGGGGTGAGAACAAGATCAAGCCGGGCAGCCGGATCGGGCACGAGTACGTCGGCATCGTCGAGGAGGTCGGCGCCGACGTCCGGACCGTGAAGCCGGGCGACTTCGTCGTCACCCCGTTCGTGGCCAGCGACGGCACCTGCCCGAACTGCCTGGCCGGGTACCAGTCCGTTTGCCAGCACATCGTCGGGATCGGCAGCGACCGGGCCGATGGTGGCCAGGGCGAGTACGCCAAGGTCCCGTACGCCGACGGCACGCTCGTCGCGACGCCCGAGGTCCCGGACGACAAGCTGATCCCGTCGCTGCTGACGCTGTCCGACGTGATGGGCACCGGCTGGCACGCGGCCCGGTCGGCGCGGGTGAAAGCCGGCGACACCGTCGTGGTGGTCGGCGACGGCGCGGTCGGGCTGTGCGGCGTACTGGCGGCGGTCCGGATGGGGGCCGAGAAAGTTGTTGCCCTGTCGCGGCATGAGTCGCGGCAGAAACTCGCGAAGTCCTTCGGCGCCACGCACATCATCGCCGAGCGCGGCGACGACGCGAAGACCGCCGTCCTGGAGCTGACCGACGGAGTCGGCGCGGACGCCGTGCTGGAGTGTGTCGGGACCGACCAGTCGTTCCGGACCGCGTTCGACATCGCGCGGGCCGGGGCGACGGTCGGGTTCGTCGGCGTACCGCACGGCGTGGAAGTCCCGATCCGCCGGATGTTCAGCAAGAACGTCGGGCTGGCCGGTGGGGTCGCGCCGGTGCGCGCGTACCTGCCGGAGCTGATGACCGCCGTCCTGGCGGGCGAGATCGAACCGGGACGCGTGTTCGACCAGCAGTTGCCGCTGGCCGAGGTGGCCGAGGGCTACCTTGCGATGCACGATCGGCGCGCGATCAAGACCCTCCTGTGGCCCTGA
- a CDS encoding flavin reductase family protein, protein MTIHGDHPFLPAEGDRSPVRRFRGRLASPVGLWTSEYAGKRAGLTVSSMIVGDGDPGVVVGLLDPDSDLWETLRQAKTAVVSLLGGPHQQLADAFGYVAPAPGGPFRMLEWTDTSWGPAPVGVSTWAGCRLVSEDPPEAGWSLQVQLAIEHVELLADDVPPLVHRRGRYTVI, encoded by the coding sequence ATGACCATCCACGGGGACCACCCGTTCCTGCCCGCGGAAGGCGACCGGAGTCCGGTCCGCCGCTTCCGCGGGCGGCTCGCCTCACCGGTCGGATTGTGGACCTCGGAGTACGCCGGGAAGCGCGCCGGGCTGACGGTCTCCTCGATGATCGTCGGCGACGGCGATCCCGGCGTCGTGGTCGGACTGCTCGACCCCGACTCCGACCTGTGGGAAACGTTGCGTCAGGCAAAGACCGCCGTGGTCAGCCTGCTCGGCGGACCGCACCAGCAGCTCGCCGACGCCTTCGGGTACGTCGCTCCCGCGCCCGGCGGGCCGTTCCGCATGCTCGAGTGGACCGACACCTCCTGGGGCCCGGCCCCGGTCGGCGTCAGCACCTGGGCCGGCTGCCGGCTAGTGAGTGAGGACCCACCCGAGGCTGGCTGGTCCCTGCAGGTGCAGCTCGCGATCGAACACGTCGAACTGCTCGCCGACGACGTCCCGCCGCTGGTCCACCGTCGCGGCCGGTACACCGTCATCTGA
- a CDS encoding serine hydrolase has protein sequence MPKTVDDRNLTEVLAYYDRWLAFNQRYQRVPGIQAAVYAGDRVALSTAYGLADVEGGVALTPEHLFRIASHSKTFTATAVLQLVEQGRLRLDDKASAHVTEIVGTPLGERTLRDLLSHAGGVTRDSLEADHWQLATPFPDREHLLGVLKADTSAVIEDNDRFKYSNIGYGLLGLVIEAVTGTSYNEHVQTAIVAKLGLADLGPELDPSRGAQYAAGYSAYAYADQRVPIEHVDTRALASATGFYGSAQDLVTYWSAHLMGDERLLSDASKRQMQHGLWKTTEEDGPRYGLGLMINQVAKRDVFGHGGGYPGHITRSMVDAERRIAVSVLTNCIDGPAAELAEALHKLIDLAESKERGEGDLARFTGRFANLWGVTDIALLGGRLYLIDPTGADPTAEPTTLELADDTTLRVTSGSGYGGYGEPMRFVFGADGQVESVRGASGLVSRPIEQYSLPDRVVAVR, from the coding sequence GTGCCCAAAACTGTGGATGACCGGAACCTGACCGAAGTCCTCGCGTACTACGACCGCTGGCTGGCCTTCAACCAGCGCTACCAGCGGGTCCCTGGGATCCAAGCCGCCGTGTACGCCGGGGACCGGGTCGCGCTGTCCACGGCGTACGGGCTGGCCGACGTCGAGGGCGGCGTCGCGCTGACGCCCGAGCACCTGTTCCGGATCGCGTCGCACTCGAAGACGTTCACCGCGACGGCCGTGCTGCAGCTGGTCGAGCAGGGCCGGTTGCGGCTGGACGACAAGGCGTCGGCGCACGTCACCGAAATCGTCGGGACACCGCTGGGGGAGCGCACGCTGCGCGACCTGCTCAGCCACGCCGGCGGTGTCACCCGGGACAGTCTGGAGGCGGATCACTGGCAGCTCGCGACGCCGTTCCCGGACCGTGAGCACCTGCTCGGCGTACTGAAGGCGGACACGTCGGCGGTGATCGAGGACAACGACCGGTTCAAGTACTCCAACATCGGCTACGGCCTGCTCGGCCTGGTGATCGAGGCGGTCACCGGGACGTCGTACAACGAGCACGTGCAGACCGCGATCGTGGCCAAGCTTGGCCTCGCCGACCTCGGTCCAGAGCTCGATCCGAGCCGCGGCGCGCAGTACGCCGCGGGCTACAGCGCCTACGCGTACGCCGACCAGCGGGTGCCGATCGAGCACGTCGACACCCGGGCGCTCGCCTCCGCGACCGGCTTCTACGGCAGCGCGCAGGACCTGGTGACCTACTGGTCGGCCCACCTGATGGGCGACGAGCGGCTGCTGAGCGACGCCTCGAAGCGGCAGATGCAGCACGGGCTGTGGAAGACCACCGAGGAGGACGGGCCGCGGTACGGGCTCGGCCTGATGATCAACCAGGTCGCCAAGCGCGACGTCTTCGGGCACGGCGGCGGCTATCCCGGGCACATCACCCGCTCGATGGTCGACGCCGAGCGCCGGATCGCGGTGTCGGTGCTGACCAACTGCATCGACGGGCCGGCGGCCGAGCTGGCCGAAGCCCTGCACAAGCTGATCGACCTGGCCGAGTCGAAGGAACGCGGCGAGGGCGACCTGGCGCGGTTCACCGGGCGCTTCGCGAACCTGTGGGGCGTGACCGACATCGCGCTGCTCGGCGGGCGGCTCTACCTGATCGACCCGACCGGGGCGGACCCGACGGCCGAGCCGACGACGCTGGAGCTCGCCGACGACACCACGCTCCGGGTGACCAGCGGATCCGGGTACGGCGGGTACGGCGAGCCGATGCGCTTCGTCTTCGGCGCCGACGGTCAGGTCGAGTCGGTGCGCGGGGCCAGCGGTCTGGTCAGCCGCCCGATCGAGCAGTACTCGCTGCCCGATCGAGTCGTCGCCGTACGGTAG
- the paaN gene encoding phenylacetic acid degradation protein PaaN: MTSTDWLATHRDRLDGALAAIRSRGYFSAFPESPSPRVYGETAAADGKAAFEQHLGQEYVLATPGANGSVVTEQSPFGIELNVEYPRTTESGLDELLAAAQAGLTDWRKAGIDGRTGVTLEILDRLHQRVFELANAVHHTSGQAFVMAFQAGGAHALDRALEAVAYAYEEMSRYPAEALWEKPAKGDPIRMTKNFTVTGRGVALVIGCNTFPTWNSWPGLFASLVTGNAVVVKPHPLAVLPLAITVDVCREVLAEAGLDPNLVTLVAERPDDGLAKPLAQRPEVKLIDFTGGSEFGEWLEQNATQATVFTEKAGVNAVIVDSTDSFKALCNNLAFTLSLYSGQMCTTTQNLFVPAGGIATDDGHKSFEEVGAGIATSIGKLLGDDARAVEILGGIVNQAVVNRLELAAEYGDVVLPSRAITHPAYDDAVVRTPLLVAIDAKDEGVYAKECFGPVSFLVRTADTKESIELFGRTVAEGGAMTAGIYSTDEGVLELARDTALDVGVALSENLTGQVFVNQSAAFSDFHGTGANPAANATYTDGAYVASRFRVIQSRRHA, encoded by the coding sequence ATGACATCGACCGACTGGCTCGCCACCCACCGCGACCGCCTCGACGGCGCGCTGGCGGCGATCCGCAGCCGCGGCTACTTCTCCGCCTTCCCCGAGTCGCCGAGCCCGCGGGTGTACGGCGAAACCGCGGCCGCTGACGGCAAGGCCGCCTTCGAGCAGCATCTCGGCCAGGAGTACGTGCTGGCCACCCCTGGCGCGAACGGGTCGGTCGTCACCGAGCAGTCGCCGTTCGGCATCGAGCTGAACGTGGAGTACCCGCGCACCACCGAGAGCGGCCTGGACGAGCTGCTCGCCGCCGCCCAGGCCGGGCTGACCGACTGGCGCAAGGCCGGGATCGACGGCCGCACCGGCGTCACGCTGGAGATCCTCGACCGGCTGCACCAGCGCGTCTTCGAGCTCGCGAACGCCGTACACCACACCAGCGGCCAGGCGTTCGTGATGGCGTTCCAGGCCGGCGGCGCGCACGCGCTGGACCGCGCGCTCGAGGCGGTCGCCTACGCGTACGAGGAGATGAGCCGCTACCCGGCCGAGGCGCTGTGGGAGAAGCCGGCCAAGGGCGACCCGATCCGGATGACCAAGAACTTCACCGTCACCGGCCGCGGCGTCGCGCTGGTGATCGGCTGCAACACGTTCCCGACCTGGAACTCCTGGCCGGGCCTGTTCGCCTCGCTGGTCACCGGCAACGCCGTCGTGGTCAAGCCGCACCCGCTCGCCGTGCTGCCGCTGGCGATCACGGTCGACGTCTGCCGCGAGGTCCTCGCCGAGGCCGGTCTCGACCCGAATCTGGTCACCCTGGTCGCCGAGCGTCCGGACGACGGCCTGGCCAAGCCGCTCGCGCAGCGCCCCGAGGTCAAGCTGATCGACTTCACCGGCGGCAGCGAGTTCGGCGAGTGGCTCGAGCAGAACGCGACCCAGGCGACGGTGTTCACCGAGAAGGCCGGCGTCAACGCGGTCATCGTCGACTCGACCGACTCGTTCAAGGCGCTGTGCAACAACCTGGCCTTCACGCTCTCGCTGTACTCCGGCCAGATGTGCACCACCACGCAGAACCTGTTCGTCCCGGCCGGCGGTATCGCGACCGACGACGGGCACAAGTCGTTCGAGGAGGTCGGCGCCGGGATCGCCACCTCGATCGGCAAGCTGCTCGGCGACGACGCCCGCGCGGTCGAGATCCTCGGCGGGATCGTCAACCAGGCCGTCGTCAACCGGCTCGAGCTGGCCGCGGAGTACGGCGACGTCGTGCTGCCGTCGCGCGCGATCACGCACCCGGCGTACGACGACGCCGTGGTCCGGACGCCGCTGCTGGTCGCGATCGACGCCAAGGACGAGGGCGTCTACGCCAAGGAGTGCTTCGGCCCGGTCTCGTTCCTGGTCCGGACCGCGGACACCAAGGAGTCGATCGAGCTGTTCGGCCGCACGGTCGCCGAGGGCGGCGCGATGACCGCCGGGATCTACTCGACCGACGAGGGCGTACTGGAGCTGGCCCGTGACACCGCGCTGGACGTCGGCGTCGCGCTGTCGGAGAACCTGACCGGCCAGGTCTTCGTGAACCAGTCGGCCGCGTTCAGCGACTTCCACGGCACCGGCGCCAACCCGGCCGCCAACGCGACGTACACCGACGGTGCCTACGTTGCGAGTCGCTTCCGCGTCATTCAATCCAGGCGTCACGCCTAA
- the paaI gene encoding hydroxyphenylacetyl-CoA thioesterase PaaI — MSDELAARVAAAMWADDAASAGLGLRLVAVGTGTARLEMTVRDDMVNGHGIAHGGFVFTLADSAFAFACNSRNQVTVAQACDIVFVTAVQRGDVLVAEARERTTFGRNAIYDVTVRRGDEVVAEFRGRSRQLSGTVIKEDS; from the coding sequence ATGAGTGATGAGCTGGCCGCCCGCGTGGCGGCCGCGATGTGGGCCGACGACGCCGCGAGCGCGGGTCTCGGCCTGCGCCTGGTCGCGGTCGGGACCGGGACGGCGCGGCTGGAGATGACCGTGCGCGACGACATGGTGAACGGCCACGGTATCGCTCACGGCGGCTTCGTCTTCACGCTCGCCGACTCGGCGTTCGCCTTCGCCTGCAACTCGCGCAACCAGGTCACCGTCGCGCAGGCCTGCGACATCGTGTTCGTCACGGCCGTCCAGCGCGGCGACGTACTGGTCGCGGAGGCTCGCGAGCGGACCACGTTCGGCCGGAACGCGATCTACGACGTCACCGTCCGCCGTGGCGACGAGGTGGTCGCCGAGTTCCGCGGCCGCAGCCGCCAGCTGTCCGGAACCGTCATCAAGGAGGACTCATGA
- the pcaF gene encoding 3-oxoadipyl-CoA thiolase codes for MTRVAYLVDGIRTPIGRYGGALAAVRPDDLAAHVLRSLLARHPSLDPASIDDVVLGCANQAGEDNRNVARMAVLLAGLPDSVPGSTINRLCGSGLDAVASAARSIVAGDNDVVIAGGVESMSRAPFVMPKATSAYSRSAEIFDTTIGWRFVNPVLKGQYGIDSMPETAENVAADFGIAREDQDLFALRSQQCAAKAIANGRLAEEIVAMEVPGKRGAVTVVDTDEHPRETTLEALAGLKTPFRDPGTVTAGNASGVNDGAAALLVMSGEAVERLGVTPLARIVGTAAAGVPPRIMGIGPAPATRKLLDRTGVPLADVGVIELNEAFAAQSLAVLRELGLSDDAEHVNPNGGAIALGHPLGMSGARLALTAALELRHRDAGYALTTMCIGVGQGIATLLARP; via the coding sequence ATGACCCGCGTGGCCTATCTCGTCGACGGGATCCGGACCCCGATCGGCCGGTACGGCGGTGCGCTGGCCGCGGTGCGGCCCGACGATCTCGCGGCGCACGTGCTGCGCTCCTTGCTCGCGCGCCACCCCTCGCTCGACCCCGCGTCGATCGACGACGTCGTGCTCGGCTGCGCGAACCAGGCCGGCGAGGACAACCGAAACGTCGCCCGGATGGCCGTGCTGCTGGCCGGGCTCCCGGACAGCGTGCCCGGCTCGACGATCAACCGGCTCTGCGGTTCCGGCCTGGACGCGGTCGCCTCGGCCGCGCGGTCGATCGTTGCCGGTGACAACGACGTGGTGATCGCCGGCGGCGTCGAGTCGATGTCGCGGGCGCCCTTCGTGATGCCGAAGGCCACCTCGGCGTACTCGCGCTCGGCGGAGATCTTCGATACCACGATCGGCTGGCGGTTCGTCAATCCGGTGCTGAAGGGTCAGTACGGGATCGACTCGATGCCGGAGACCGCGGAGAACGTCGCGGCCGACTTCGGGATCGCCCGCGAGGACCAGGACCTGTTCGCGCTGCGCAGCCAGCAGTGCGCGGCCAAGGCGATCGCGAACGGCCGGCTGGCCGAGGAGATCGTCGCCATGGAGGTGCCCGGCAAGCGTGGCGCGGTGACCGTCGTCGACACGGACGAGCACCCGCGTGAGACGACACTGGAAGCCCTTGCGGGGTTGAAGACTCCGTTCCGCGATCCGGGCACGGTGACCGCCGGCAACGCGTCCGGCGTGAACGACGGCGCGGCCGCGCTGCTGGTGATGAGCGGCGAAGCGGTCGAGCGGCTCGGTGTCACCCCACTGGCTCGGATCGTCGGGACAGCGGCGGCCGGCGTACCGCCGCGGATCATGGGGATCGGGCCCGCGCCCGCGACCCGCAAGCTGCTCGACCGGACCGGCGTACCGCTCGCGGATGTCGGCGTGATCGAGCTGAACGAGGCGTTCGCCGCCCAGTCCCTCGCCGTACTGCGGGAGCTCGGGCTGTCCGACGACGCCGAGCACGTCAACCCGAACGGCGGCGCCATCGCCCTGGGTCACCCCCTGGGGATGTCCGGCGCCCGCCTCGCTCTGACCGCCGCCCTGGAGCTTCGCCACCGCGACGCCGGGTACGCGCTGACCACCATGTGCATCGGCGTCGGGCAGGGGATCGCGACCTTGCTGGCGCGGCCGTAG
- the paaK gene encoding phenylacetate--CoA ligase PaaK: MTERFLGEACPPALQDAGERMSVDELRARQLDQLRKTVRAAYENVPHYKAALDGVGFAPDDLRELSDLSRLPFTAKKDLRDNYPFGMFAVPRSEVVRVHASSGTTGRPTVVGYTRGDIDRWADLIARSIRAAGGRAGDVCHVAYGYGLFTGGLGAHYGAERLGCTVVPISGGMTERQVDLIRDFGAEIVMVTPSYFLSILDEMEARGLDPHDTSLRIGIFGAEPWTEQMRLEVEQRTGMHAVDIYGLSEVMGPGVAQECVETKDGLHIWEDHFYPEIIDPVTGEVLPDGSEGELVFTTLTKEAFPVLRYRTRDLTRLLPGTARPGMRRMEKITGRTDDMMIVRGVNVFPTQIEEQLLLVEGLTPHYLCVLTRPNRLDELTVRVEAAPGLTDHAPAVRDLSHRIKTHIGITATIEVLPPHALERSLGKAKRIDDQRRL; this comes from the coding sequence ATGACCGAGCGTTTTCTCGGTGAAGCTTGCCCGCCCGCGCTGCAGGACGCGGGTGAGCGGATGTCCGTCGACGAGTTGCGGGCGCGGCAGCTCGACCAGCTGCGGAAGACCGTGCGCGCGGCGTACGAGAATGTCCCGCACTACAAGGCCGCGCTGGACGGGGTCGGCTTCGCACCCGACGACCTGCGGGAGCTGTCGGACCTGAGCCGGCTGCCGTTCACGGCGAAGAAGGATCTGCGCGACAACTACCCGTTCGGGATGTTCGCCGTACCGCGGTCGGAGGTCGTGCGGGTGCACGCTTCGTCCGGTACGACGGGCCGGCCGACCGTGGTCGGGTACACGCGCGGCGACATCGACCGGTGGGCGGATCTGATCGCCCGGTCGATCCGCGCCGCGGGCGGCCGCGCGGGCGACGTGTGTCATGTCGCCTACGGGTACGGGCTCTTCACCGGTGGGCTCGGGGCGCACTACGGCGCCGAGCGGCTCGGGTGCACGGTGGTCCCGATCTCCGGCGGGATGACCGAGCGGCAGGTCGACCTGATCCGCGACTTCGGCGCCGAGATCGTGATGGTCACGCCGTCGTACTTCCTGTCGATCCTGGACGAGATGGAGGCGCGCGGGCTCGACCCGCACGACACCTCGCTGCGGATCGGGATCTTCGGCGCGGAGCCGTGGACCGAGCAGATGCGCCTCGAGGTCGAGCAGCGGACCGGGATGCACGCGGTCGACATCTACGGACTGTCGGAGGTGATGGGCCCGGGCGTCGCGCAGGAGTGCGTCGAGACCAAGGACGGGCTGCACATCTGGGAGGACCACTTCTACCCGGAGATCATCGACCCGGTCACCGGTGAGGTACTCCCGGACGGTTCCGAGGGTGAGCTGGTCTTCACCACCCTCACGAAGGAAGCCTTCCCGGTCCTGCGCTACCGCACCCGTGACCTGACCCGCCTGCTGCCCGGTACGGCGCGGCCAGGGATGCGCCGGATGGAGAAGATCACCGGGCGCACCGACGACATGATGATCGTCCGCGGCGTCAACGTCTTCCCGACGCAGATCGAGGAACAGCTCCTGCTGGTCGAGGGCCTCACCCCGCACTACCTGTGTGTCCTCACCCGCCCGAACCGCCTCGACGAGCTGACCGTCCGGGTCGAGGCCGCTCCCGGCCTGACCGACCACGCCCCGGCTGTCCGCGACCTGTCCCACCGCATCAAGACCCACATCGGGATCACCGCGACCATCGAGGTCCTGCCGCCGCACGCGCTGGAACGCTCACTGGGCAAGGCGAAACGGATCGACGACCAGCGGAGGCTCTGA